From the genome of Sinanaerobacter sp. ZZT-01:
ATTAGTTATTTTTATTTATTGCTTTTTCTGATTCGATTATAACATAGTCGCATGTGCATTTCTTTAAGAATACGTTTTCTTTGTGAAAATTAAGTGATTTTTTAATAAAATATTTGTGTTGACACATAAATACCATTATGATAAAATGAAAAATTGTTTTCTTGACATGACATGCTTCTGTCATTTATACTATAAATAGACTGGAGGCGTTTATTATGTTTACAATTGGTGAAAAAATTGTATATCCAATGCACGGAGCGGGTGTTATTGAAACGATTGAAGAAAAGAAGATTTTGGGAGAATCTAGGAGGTATTATATATTAAAGCTCTCTTGCAGTGATATAAAGATTATGATTCCTGTAGATGCTACCGATGAAATTGGGGTAAGAGCTGTGGTGTCAGAGGAAAAATTATCCTGTGTCTTTGAGATACTGAATAGTAAATCATCCGTTATGTCGACGAATTGGAATCGTAGATATCGCGAGAATATGGAAAAGTTGAAAACAGGGGAAATTGAAGAAGTCGCAGAAGTCGTTCGGGATCTTACTCGTTGCGAAAGGGATAAGAAGCTTTCAACAGGGGAAAAGAAGATGCTTATCAATGCAAATCAGATTTTAGTAAGTGAGATTATATTGGTGAAAGAAATAGACCGAGATGCAGCGACAGCAATAGTAGATGCAGCAGTTTGAGAATAGAGACTACAAAATAAAACAAGGGGGGGTGAACGCGTGTTCACAAAAATTTTTAGAATAGTATTTACACTATGTGGACTATTATTTGGATATGGTATTGCTTTATTAGTTAAGGTAAGTAATATAAGTTCAGTTTTAGGAATGCGGCAGTCGGAAGAGCTTATTATGGCAGGAGCTTTTATTCTTCTGTCTGGAATTATATTTTTTAAATTAGCACCATTGGTTCGTAGGCATGGGGTTAAAGTGGCAAAGGGGATTGAATCTGATTTGTCAAAGGTTCCAACGAATGATATGGTTGCAGGAATTATTGGATTAATTATTGGGTTGATTCTCGCATTTTTTATTAGTCAGATATTGTATTCCATCACGATTTTAAGTGTTGCGTATATTAGTACGATTTTATCGGTAATTACTTATTTATTCCTGGGATATTTGGGAATGAGTGTTGCGCAAAAGAAAAGCAAGGATGTTCCTGCCTACCAATGGATGAGTGTTTCAAAAAAGCAGACGAAAAGCAAGAACAAAGGAAATGATGCTACCCCAAAGATTTTAGATACCAGCGTAATCATCGATGGGCGTATTGCAGATATTATGAAGACTGGCTTTATTGAGGGAACAATTGTAATACCTGAATTTGTGTTAGTTGAGCTGCGCCATATTGCAGATTCTTCGGACAGCCTAAAGAGGAATCGTGGACGAAGAGGTTTGGATATACTAAATCGAATTCAAAATGATTACGGTATTGATATTTATAATACAAATTCCGAAAAAGCTTTAGACGAAATTCCTGAAGTTGATGTAAAACTGTTGAAGCTTGCGCAAATTATGAATGGAAAGGTTGTCACAAACGATTTCAACTTAAATAAAGTAGCCATGATTAAAGGGGTTGAAGTACTTAATATCAATGAATTGGCAAATACTTTAAAGCCTGTTGTACTTCCGGGTGAGGACATGCAGCTCTTCCTCGTAAAAGAAGGAAAAGAAAATAATCAGGCAGTTGCTTACTTAGATGATGGAACGATGATTGTTGTAGAAGAAGGGAAGCGCTACATCGGCAAGACGATTGATGTTGCTGTAACTAGCGTATTGCAAACATCTGCCGGACGTATGATTTTTGCTAAGCCGAAACGATAAGAAGTAAAGCATAGGAAAGCATTATGTATAAGAATAAAAAAGTAGCAGTCATTATTGCTGCAGCCGGTTCTGGAACGAGAATGGGCTGTGGGCAATCAAAACAATTTCGAAAAATCAGCGGCCTGCCTGTAGTGGTAAGAGCCGTTGGTGTTTTTTCAGAGCATTCTTTTATCGATGAAATTTACATTGTGGCAAGAAGAGAAGAACAACAGACC
Proteins encoded in this window:
- a CDS encoding CarD family transcriptional regulator, giving the protein MFTIGEKIVYPMHGAGVIETIEEKKILGESRRYYILKLSCSDIKIMIPVDATDEIGVRAVVSEEKLSCVFEILNSKSSVMSTNWNRRYRENMEKLKTGEIEEVAEVVRDLTRCERDKKLSTGEKKMLINANQILVSEIILVKEIDRDAATAIVDAAV
- a CDS encoding PIN/TRAM domain-containing protein — encoded protein: MFTKIFRIVFTLCGLLFGYGIALLVKVSNISSVLGMRQSEELIMAGAFILLSGIIFFKLAPLVRRHGVKVAKGIESDLSKVPTNDMVAGIIGLIIGLILAFFISQILYSITILSVAYISTILSVITYLFLGYLGMSVAQKKSKDVPAYQWMSVSKKQTKSKNKGNDATPKILDTSVIIDGRIADIMKTGFIEGTIVIPEFVLVELRHIADSSDSLKRNRGRRGLDILNRIQNDYGIDIYNTNSEKALDEIPEVDVKLLKLAQIMNGKVVTNDFNLNKVAMIKGVEVLNINELANTLKPVVLPGEDMQLFLVKEGKENNQAVAYLDDGTMIVVEEGKRYIGKTIDVAVTSVLQTSAGRMIFAKPKR